One part of the Buchnera aphidicola (Ceratovacuna keduensis) genome encodes these proteins:
- a CDS encoding phosphopantetheine-binding protein, which yields MKILRKKMKKIKNIIKNIISKQFKINIKKIKNNFSLEKNYDIDSLEKIEFIMRLEEKFDIKIKDKEIEKLQTITDIEKYIIKKNKIKKKLL from the coding sequence ATGAAAATATTAAGGAAAAAAATGAAAAAAATTAAAAATATTATAAAAAATATTATATCTAAACAATTTAAAATAAATATAAAAAAAATAAAAAATAATTTTTCTTTAGAAAAAAATTATGATATAGATTCTTTAGAAAAAATAGAATTTATAATGAGATTAGAAGAAAAATTTGATATAAAAATAAAAGATAAAGAAATAGAAAAATTACAAACTATAACAGATATTGAAAAATATATAATAAAAAAAAATAAAATTAAAAAAAAATTATTATAA
- the fabG gene encoding 3-oxoacyl-ACP reductase FabG: MKKKVAIITGANSGIGKEISKKLSKKGIIVIGTTSSKNGLINMKKFIKNKKQRFLINFKKPKNIKKIISKIYNRFGSIDILINNTGSKKDKIILNMTKKNWSDIIKINLTSTFLMSKNIIKYMIKNKYGRIVHISSIIGNIGNIGQSNYSASKYGIIGFNKSLALEVAKYGITSNVISPGFIKTKMTKKIKKEKKNIYIKKIPVKRFGTVKDVENVITFLISKKSSYITGQTIHVNGGMYME, translated from the coding sequence ATGAAAAAAAAAGTAGCTATAATAACTGGTGCAAATTCAGGAATAGGAAAAGAAATATCTAAAAAATTATCTAAAAAAGGAATAATAGTAATAGGAACTACATCATCTAAAAATGGACTAATAAATATGAAAAAATTTATTAAAAATAAAAAACAACGATTTTTAATAAATTTTAAAAAACCTAAAAATATTAAAAAAATAATATCAAAAATTTATAATAGATTTGGATCTATAGATATATTAATAAATAATACAGGATCAAAAAAAGATAAAATTATATTAAATATGACAAAAAAAAATTGGTCAGACATAATTAAAATTAATTTAACATCTACATTTTTAATGTCTAAAAATATAATAAAATATATGATCAAAAATAAATATGGAAGAATAGTTCATATTAGCTCTATAATAGGAAATATTGGAAATATAGGTCAATCAAATTATTCTGCATCAAAATATGGAATTATAGGATTTAATAAATCATTAGCTTTAGAAGTAGCAAAATATGGAATTACTTCTAATGTTATATCTCCAGGTTTTATAAAAACTAAAATGACAAAAAAAATAAAAAAAGAAAAAAAAAATATATATATTAAAAAAATACCAGTAAAAAGATTTGGAACAGTAAAAGATGTAGAAAATGTAATAACATTTCTTATATCAAAAAAATCTTCTTATATAACAGGTCAAACAATACATGTAAATGGCGGAATGTACATGGAATGA
- the rpmF gene encoding 50S ribosomal protein L32 — MAVQKSKHSRSKRDMRRSQDKCKIIQISIDKSSKEKHIRHHITKKNFYKGKKIF, encoded by the coding sequence ATGGCTGTACAAAAAAGTAAACATTCTAGATCTAAAAGAGATATGAGAAGATCTCAAGACAAATGTAAAATAATTCAAATATCTATAGATAAAAGTTCTAAAGAAAAACATATAAGACATCATATTACAAAAAAAAACTTTTATAAAGGCAAGAAAATTTTTTAA
- a CDS encoding acyltransferase domain-containing protein — MNFSIIFPGQSKYNKNKLIKLYKYDNSIKNTFEEASEIIKYNIWKNIYKNSIEKIKNRYFQPIIITISIAIYKLFIKHIDAKPKIIAGHSLGEYSSLICSNSINFKTCLLLVKKRGKLMEKISKKKFNTNLIFGLTEKKVLKICKKCSNNNIVEISSVNSKKIITITGDSKAVKLAVKLCKKKKSKKILSLPIYVPIHCKILKSIKDKYFNLIKKINFKNPIYNIINNVDAKNIYKKNNIKKYLCKQLYKKVKWKECIDYIIKKNVKLFIEISTNKIFIKKNNNFIKTITINSKKNILYAKKIIQI; from the coding sequence ATGAATTTTTCAATAATTTTTCCAGGTCAAAGTAAATATAATAAAAATAAATTAATTAAATTATATAAATATGACAATTCAATAAAAAATACGTTTGAAGAAGCTTCAGAAATAATAAAATATAATATTTGGAAAAATATTTATAAAAATTCTATAGAAAAAATAAAAAATAGATATTTTCAACCAATAATAATAACAATATCAATTGCAATATATAAATTGTTTATAAAACACATAGATGCAAAACCTAAAATAATTGCTGGTCATAGTTTAGGAGAATATTCATCATTAATATGCTCAAATTCTATAAATTTTAAAACTTGTTTATTATTGGTAAAAAAAAGAGGAAAACTAATGGAAAAAATATCTAAAAAAAAATTTAATACAAATTTAATATTTGGTTTAACAGAAAAAAAAGTATTAAAAATTTGTAAAAAATGTTCAAATAACAATATAGTAGAAATATCCAGTGTAAATTCAAAAAAAATAATTACTATTACAGGAGATTCAAAAGCAGTAAAATTAGCTGTAAAATTATGTAAAAAAAAAAAATCTAAAAAAATTTTATCTTTACCAATATATGTACCTATACACTGTAAAATACTAAAATCTATAAAAGATAAATATTTTAATTTAATAAAAAAAATAAATTTTAAAAATCCAATTTACAATATAATAAATAATGTAGACGCAAAAAATATATATAAAAAAAATAATATAAAGAAATATTTATGTAAACAATTATATAAAAAAGTTAAGTGGAAAGAATGTATTGACTATATTATAAAAAAAAATGTAAAATTATTTATAGAAATTAGTACTAATAAAATTTTTATAAAAAAAAATAATAATTTTATAAAAACAATAACTATAAATAGTAAAAAAAATATTTTATATGCAAAAAAAATAATACAAATATGA